In the Mycolicibacterium thermoresistibile genome, one interval contains:
- a CDS encoding GuaB3 family IMP dehydrogenase-related protein, which yields MVEIGMGRTARRTYELDDVNIVPSRRTRSSKDVSTAWQLDAYRFDIPVVTHPTDALVSPQFAIDMGRLGGLGVLNAEGLIGRHADVEAKITEVVEAADKDPDPSVPVRMLQRLHAAPLDPELLGAAVARIREAGVTTAVRVSPQNARSLTPALVAAGIDLLVIQGTIISAERVASDGEPLNLKTFISELDVPVVAGGVLDHRTALHLMRTGAAGVIVGYGSTEGVTTSDEVLGISVPMATAIADAAAARREYLDETGGRYVHVLADGDIHTSGDLAKAIACGADAVMLGPPLALAAEAQGQGWFWPSAAAHPSLPRGALMQIALSDERPPLEQVLNGPSDDPFGSLNLVGGLRRSMAKAGYCDLKEFQKVGLTVGS from the coding sequence ATGGTCGAAATCGGGATGGGCCGCACCGCCCGCCGCACCTACGAACTGGACGACGTCAACATCGTGCCGTCGCGCCGGACCAGATCGTCCAAGGACGTCTCGACGGCCTGGCAGCTGGACGCCTATCGGTTCGACATCCCGGTGGTGACCCATCCCACCGACGCACTGGTGTCCCCGCAGTTCGCCATCGACATGGGCCGGCTGGGCGGCCTGGGCGTCCTCAACGCCGAGGGCCTGATCGGCCGGCACGCCGACGTCGAGGCGAAGATCACCGAGGTGGTCGAGGCCGCCGACAAGGATCCCGACCCGTCGGTGCCGGTGCGGATGCTGCAGCGGTTGCACGCCGCCCCGCTGGACCCCGAACTGCTGGGGGCGGCGGTCGCGCGGATCCGCGAGGCCGGGGTGACCACCGCGGTGCGGGTGAGCCCGCAGAACGCCCGCTCGCTGACCCCCGCCCTGGTGGCGGCGGGGATCGATCTGCTGGTCATCCAGGGCACCATCATCTCCGCCGAACGGGTCGCGTCCGACGGGGAGCCGCTGAACCTCAAGACCTTCATCTCCGAACTGGATGTGCCGGTGGTGGCCGGCGGCGTGCTGGATCACCGCACCGCTCTGCATCTGATGCGCACCGGCGCGGCCGGTGTCATCGTCGGCTACGGGTCCACCGAGGGGGTGACGACCAGCGACGAGGTCCTCGGCATCAGCGTGCCGATGGCGACCGCGATCGCCGACGCCGCCGCCGCCCGCCGCGAATACCTCGACGAGACCGGCGGCCGCTACGTGCACGTGCTCGCCGACGGTGACATCCACACCTCCGGAGATCTGGCCAAGGCCATCGCCTGCGGGGCCGACGCGGTGATGCTCGGCCCGCCGCTGGCGCTGGCCGCGGAGGCGCAGGGGCAGGGCTGGTTCTGGCCGTCGGCGGCCGCGCACCCGTCGCTGCCCCGCGGCGCGCTCATGCAGATCGCGCTGAGCGACGAGCGGCCCCCGCTCGAGCAGGTGCTCAACGGGCCGTCCGACGATCCGTTCGGTTCACTGAATCTGGTGGGCGGGCTGCGCCGGTCGATGGCCAAGGCCGGCTACTGCGATCTCAAGGAGTTCCAGAAGGTCGGCCTCACCGTCGGCAGCTGA
- a CDS encoding FAD-dependent oxidoreductase, producing the protein MQPDYDVLVIGSGFGGSVSALRLTEKGYRVGVLEAGRRFADEDFAKTSWNLRKFLWAPKLGCYGIQRIHLLRNVMILAGAGVGGGSLNYANTLYVPPEPFFKDRQWAHITDWRDELMPHYDQAQRMLGVVTNPTFTDADRVVKEVAEEMGVGHTFVPTPVGVFFGPDGQKTPGETVPDPYFGGVGPDRTGCIECGSCMTGCRHNAKNTLVKNYLGLAEQAGTEVHAMTTVTGFEQLPDGTWRVDTVRTGRWLRKRRKSFTATHLILAAGTWGTQRLLFKMRDAGKLPNLSKRLGVLTRTNSESIVGAGRYRVSDDLDLTHGVAITSSIHPTPDTHIEPVRYGKGSNAMGLLQTLMTDGPGPEGTDVPRWKQLFHNAAEDPRGTLRLLNVRRWSERTLIALVMQHLDNSITTYTKRGLFGIRRYSSKQGHGQPNPTWIPVGNEVTRRIAEKIDGVAGGTWGELFNIPLTAHFLGGAAIGDSPEHGVIDPYHRVYGYPTLYVTDGAAISANLGVNPSLSITAQAERAASLWPNKGEQDLRPAQGEPYRRLDPIPPKNPVVPAHAPAALRRNPTESVDATG; encoded by the coding sequence ATGCAGCCTGATTACGACGTCCTGGTGATCGGTTCGGGGTTCGGCGGCAGCGTCAGCGCGCTGCGGCTGACCGAGAAGGGGTACCGCGTCGGCGTCCTGGAAGCCGGCCGACGTTTCGCGGACGAGGATTTCGCCAAGACCTCCTGGAATCTGCGCAAGTTCCTGTGGGCCCCGAAGTTGGGTTGCTACGGCATCCAGCGCATCCACCTGCTGCGCAACGTGATGATCCTGGCCGGCGCCGGGGTGGGCGGCGGGTCGCTGAACTACGCCAACACCCTCTACGTACCGCCGGAGCCGTTCTTCAAAGACCGCCAGTGGGCCCACATCACCGACTGGCGCGACGAGCTGATGCCGCACTATGACCAGGCGCAGCGCATGCTCGGCGTGGTCACCAATCCGACGTTCACCGACGCCGACCGGGTGGTCAAGGAGGTCGCCGAGGAGATGGGCGTCGGCCACACCTTCGTGCCCACCCCGGTCGGGGTGTTCTTCGGGCCCGACGGACAGAAGACCCCCGGCGAGACGGTGCCGGATCCCTACTTCGGCGGCGTCGGCCCGGACCGCACCGGCTGCATCGAATGCGGCTCGTGCATGACCGGCTGCCGCCACAACGCCAAGAACACTCTGGTCAAGAACTACCTCGGCCTGGCCGAACAGGCCGGAACCGAGGTGCATGCGATGACCACCGTCACCGGCTTCGAACAGCTTCCGGACGGCACCTGGCGGGTCGACACCGTGCGCACCGGACGCTGGTTGCGTAAACGCAGGAAATCTTTCACCGCAACACATCTCATTCTCGCTGCCGGAACCTGGGGCACCCAGCGGCTGCTGTTCAAGATGCGCGACGCGGGCAAGCTGCCCAACCTGTCGAAACGGTTGGGGGTGTTGACCCGCACCAATTCGGAGTCCATCGTCGGCGCCGGCAGATACCGGGTCAGCGATGACCTCGACCTGACCCACGGGGTGGCGATCACCTCATCGATCCACCCGACGCCGGACACCCACATCGAACCGGTGCGCTACGGCAAGGGCTCCAACGCCATGGGGTTGTTGCAGACCCTGATGACTGACGGCCCGGGACCGGAAGGCACCGATGTGCCGCGGTGGAAACAGTTGTTCCACAACGCCGCCGAGGATCCGCGCGGCACACTGCGGTTGCTCAACGTGCGGCGGTGGAGCGAGCGCACCCTGATCGCGCTGGTCATGCAGCATCTGGACAACTCGATCACCACGTACACCAAGCGCGGCTTGTTCGGCATCCGCCGGTACTCCAGTAAACAGGGCCACGGCCAACCCAACCCGACCTGGATCCCGGTCGGCAACGAGGTGACCCGCCGGATCGCCGAGAAGATCGACGGTGTCGCCGGCGGCACCTGGGGCGAACTGTTCAACATCCCGCTGACCGCGCACTTCCTCGGCGGCGCGGCGATCGGGGACAGCCCGGAACACGGTGTCATCGACCCGTACCACCGGGTGTACGGCTATCCGACGCTGTATGTCACTGACGGCGCTGCGATTTCGGCCAACCTGGGGGTCAACCCGTCGCTGTCCATCACCGCCCAGGCCGAGCGCGCGGCATCGTTGTGGCCCAACAAGGGCGAACAGGATCTGCGCCCGGCCCAGGGCGAACCGTACCGGCGCCTCGACCCCATCCCGCCGAAGAACCCGGTGGTGCCGGCGCACGCCCCGGCCGCGCTGCGCCGGAACCCGACCGAATCGGTCGACGCGACAGGGTGA
- a CDS encoding STAS domain-containing protein: MMTLVGDLRLDRSEHLHRMVAEQLGAAPSLLAVDFTDVGWVDPAALVSLASCGAMAAESRVAFGVIDGPGGPMRTVLERAGLAEILPVFDSLGEALGAQLSHRVN, from the coding sequence CTGATGACACTGGTCGGCGATCTGCGGCTGGACAGGTCCGAACACCTGCACCGGATGGTCGCCGAACAGCTGGGGGCGGCTCCGTCGCTGCTGGCAGTCGATTTCACCGACGTCGGCTGGGTCGATCCCGCGGCGCTGGTGTCGTTGGCGTCGTGCGGTGCGATGGCCGCCGAATCGCGGGTGGCGTTCGGGGTCATCGACGGGCCGGGCGGGCCGATGCGCACCGTGCTGGAGCGTGCCGGTCTCGCCGAAATTCTCCCGGTGTTCGACTCGCTGGGTGAGGCGTTGGGCGCCCAGCTGAGCCATCGGGTGAATTGA
- a CDS encoding DUF732 domain-containing protein, producing the protein MRHVRITLRAAILALGSLMVLAVPAQADAVAYLVNVTVRPGYHFANAEHALAYGHGICDKIATGRSYADIMADVKHDFANPDEYQASYLITQAANELCPASIWQLRNSAAGYRPPATP; encoded by the coding sequence ATGCGACACGTCCGGATCACCCTGCGCGCCGCAATTCTGGCGCTGGGCTCGTTGATGGTTCTGGCCGTGCCCGCCCAGGCCGATGCGGTCGCCTACTTGGTCAATGTGACGGTGCGGCCCGGTTACCACTTCGCCAACGCCGAACACGCACTGGCATACGGGCACGGCATCTGCGACAAGATCGCGACCGGGCGGAGCTACGCCGACATCATGGCCGATGTCAAACACGACTTCGCCAACCCCGACGAATACCAGGCGTCCTACCTGATCACGCAGGCCGCCAACGAGCTGTGCCCCGCGTCGATCTGGCAGCTCCGTAACTCCGCCGCCGGGTACCGACCGCCGGCGACGCCATAG
- a CDS encoding CAP domain-containing protein — MNSRITSGLAAASIAVATMTAPTAAADNTRLNDGLVANVYTIQQQAGCETEVKKNPQLQLAAEWHTRDLMNNRALDGDIGSDGSTPQQRAEAAGYRGRVAETIVIHPALAISGLELLNAWYHNPAYYAIMSDCAHTDIGVWSENSLDRTVVVAVYGQPLPPVDGAPPAAGGGETGLHH, encoded by the coding sequence ATGAACTCACGGATCACAAGCGGACTCGCCGCGGCGTCGATCGCCGTGGCGACCATGACCGCTCCGACCGCGGCGGCCGACAACACGCGGCTCAACGACGGTCTCGTCGCCAACGTCTACACCATCCAGCAACAGGCCGGCTGTGAGACCGAGGTCAAGAAGAACCCACAGCTGCAATTGGCCGCCGAATGGCACACCCGCGACCTGATGAACAACCGGGCGCTCGACGGGGACATCGGCTCCGACGGGTCCACCCCCCAACAGCGCGCCGAAGCCGCCGGATACCGGGGCAGGGTCGCTGAGACCATCGTGATCCACCCCGCCCTGGCGATCAGCGGGCTGGAACTGCTCAACGCGTGGTATCACAATCCCGCCTACTACGCGATCATGTCGGACTGCGCCCACACCGACATCGGGGTGTGGTCGGAGAACAGTCTGGACCGCACCGTCGTGGTGGCGGTGTACGGCCAACCCCTGCCACCCGTCGACGGTGCGCCACCAGCGGCGGGCGGCGGGGAGACAGGGCTCCACCACTAG
- the guaA gene encoding glutamine-hydrolyzing GMP synthase: MSSSADVNTSRPVLVIDFGAQYAQLIARRIREARVYSEVVPHTATVEEIKAKDPQAIVLSGGPASVYAEDAPRLDPGLFDLGVPVFGICYGFQAMAQALGGTVTRTGTREYGRTELTVLGGQLHSDLPERQPVWMSHADAVTEAPAGFEVVATSPGSPVAAFEDPARRLAGVQYHPEVIHSPHGQQVLGRFLHEFAGIGASWTPANIAESLIEQVREQIGDGRAICGLSGGVDSAVAAALVQRAIGDRLTCVFVDHGLLRAGERAQVQRDFVAATGAKLVTVDTSERFLEALSGVTNPEGKRKIIGREFIRAFEGAVREALGENAAANDDEVEFLVQGTLYPDVVESGGGAGTANIKSHHNVGGLPDDLKFKLVEPLRLLFKDEVRAVGRELGLPEEIVARQPFPGPGLAIRIVGEVTAERLETLRRADAIVREELTAAGLDHQIWQCPVVLLADVRSVGVQGDGRTYGHPIVLRPVSSEDAMTADWTRVPYDVLERISTRITNEVAEVNRVVLDITSKPPATIEWE, from the coding sequence GTGAGCTCCTCAGCCGACGTCAACACATCTCGACCGGTTCTGGTCATCGATTTCGGCGCCCAGTATGCGCAGTTGATCGCGCGGCGCATCCGGGAGGCGCGGGTGTACTCCGAGGTGGTGCCGCACACCGCCACCGTCGAGGAGATCAAGGCCAAGGACCCGCAGGCCATCGTGTTGTCCGGCGGCCCGGCCAGCGTGTACGCCGAGGATGCGCCGCGGCTGGACCCGGGGCTGTTCGACCTGGGAGTGCCGGTGTTCGGGATCTGCTACGGCTTCCAGGCGATGGCGCAGGCGCTGGGTGGCACGGTGACCCGCACCGGCACCCGCGAGTACGGGCGCACCGAGCTGACCGTGCTGGGCGGGCAACTGCATTCGGATCTGCCCGAGCGGCAACCGGTGTGGATGAGCCACGCCGACGCGGTGACCGAGGCGCCGGCCGGGTTCGAGGTGGTGGCCACCAGCCCGGGTTCCCCGGTGGCCGCGTTCGAGGATCCGGCCCGCCGGCTCGCCGGGGTTCAGTACCACCCCGAGGTGATCCACTCCCCGCACGGCCAGCAGGTGCTAGGCCGGTTCCTGCACGAGTTCGCCGGCATCGGCGCGTCCTGGACGCCGGCGAACATCGCCGAGTCGCTCATCGAGCAGGTCCGGGAGCAGATCGGTGATGGGCGGGCCATCTGCGGGTTGTCCGGCGGGGTGGACTCCGCGGTGGCGGCGGCCCTGGTGCAGCGCGCCATCGGCGACCGGTTGACCTGTGTGTTCGTCGACCACGGCCTGCTGCGGGCGGGGGAGCGGGCCCAGGTGCAGCGCGACTTCGTCGCCGCCACCGGAGCGAAGCTGGTGACCGTCGACACCTCCGAACGGTTCCTCGAGGCGTTGTCCGGCGTCACCAACCCCGAGGGCAAACGCAAGATCATCGGCCGCGAGTTCATCCGCGCCTTCGAAGGGGCCGTGCGGGAGGCGTTGGGGGAGAACGCTGCCGCCAACGACGACGAGGTGGAGTTCCTGGTGCAGGGCACGCTGTATCCGGATGTGGTGGAATCCGGCGGCGGTGCGGGCACGGCCAACATCAAGAGCCACCACAATGTGGGCGGACTGCCCGACGACCTGAAGTTCAAACTCGTCGAACCGCTGCGGCTGCTGTTCAAAGACGAGGTCCGGGCGGTCGGACGCGAGCTCGGTCTGCCGGAGGAAATCGTTGCGCGCCAACCCTTCCCGGGCCCCGGTCTGGCCATCCGGATCGTCGGGGAGGTGACCGCCGAGCGGCTCGAGACGCTGCGCCGCGCAGACGCCATCGTGCGGGAGGAGTTGACCGCCGCCGGGTTGGACCACCAGATCTGGCAGTGCCCGGTGGTGCTGCTGGCCGACGTCCGCTCGGTGGGGGTGCAGGGTGACGGGCGCACCTACGGCCATCCGATCGTGCTGCGCCCGGTGTCCAGCGAGGACGCCATGACCGCCGACTGGACCCGGGTGCCCTACGACGTGCTGGAACGCATCTCGACCCGCATCACCAACGAGGTCGCGGAGGTCAACCGCGTCGTGCTGGACATCACCAGCAAGCCGCCGGCCACCATCGAGTGGGAGTGA
- a CDS encoding DNA polymerase Y family protein, whose amino-acid sequence MDWPAVAAATAAGLPATAPVAVTLANRVVACSAAARMAGVRRGLRRREAQARCPALHVVTADPARDARHFESVTVAVDDLVPRAEVLRPGLLVLPVRGAARYFGSEQTVAERLVDAVAAAGAECQVGVADQLPTAVFAARAGRIVEPGRDAQFLAPLSVRQLATEPGLTGPGREELVDLLWRIGIRTIGQFAELTRSDVATRFGADAVVAHRIARGEPARGPAGREPSPDLDAVLDCDPPIDRIDAAAFAGRSLAGVLHRSLADAGVGCTRLAIHAVTANGEELHRVWRCAEPLTEDATADRVRWQLDGWLNRRDLNSRPTAPITVLRLHPVEVVSAEALQLPLWGGIGEEDRMRARRALVRVQGLLGPEAVQVPVLSGGRGPVERITLIPLGDEPVPRADPDQPWPGRLPEPAPAVLLDDPVELLDAEGNPVRVTGRGLFSSEPVRLAGADAADSRVLPAGGARLRWWAGPWPVDERWWDPDRTPNSRTGRTARAQVLLDGEPQRALLLCYRQRRWYLEGSYE is encoded by the coding sequence ATGGACTGGCCCGCGGTCGCGGCGGCCACCGCCGCCGGTCTGCCCGCCACCGCCCCGGTGGCGGTGACGTTGGCGAACCGGGTTGTCGCCTGCTCGGCCGCGGCGCGGATGGCCGGGGTGCGCCGCGGGCTGCGCCGCCGCGAAGCCCAGGCCCGGTGTCCGGCTCTGCACGTGGTCACCGCCGACCCGGCCCGCGATGCCCGCCACTTCGAGAGCGTGACCGTCGCGGTGGACGACCTGGTCCCGCGGGCCGAGGTGCTGCGTCCCGGTCTGCTGGTGTTACCGGTACGCGGGGCGGCCCGCTACTTCGGCTCCGAGCAGACCGTCGCGGAACGGTTGGTCGACGCGGTGGCGGCGGCCGGTGCCGAATGCCAGGTCGGCGTCGCCGACCAACTGCCCACCGCGGTGTTCGCCGCCCGCGCCGGCCGGATCGTCGAACCCGGCCGCGATGCGCAGTTCCTCGCCCCACTGTCCGTCAGGCAGCTGGCCACCGAACCCGGCCTCACCGGTCCGGGTCGGGAGGAGCTGGTGGACCTGTTGTGGCGCATAGGGATTCGAACCATCGGTCAGTTCGCCGAATTGACCCGCAGCGATGTGGCGACCCGGTTCGGGGCCGACGCGGTGGTCGCGCACCGGATCGCCCGCGGTGAGCCGGCCCGTGGTCCGGCGGGCCGGGAGCCGTCGCCGGACCTCGATGCGGTGCTGGACTGCGACCCGCCGATCGACCGGATCGACGCCGCCGCCTTCGCCGGGCGGTCGTTGGCCGGGGTGCTGCACCGCAGCCTGGCCGACGCCGGGGTGGGATGCACCCGGCTGGCCATCCACGCCGTCACGGCCAATGGGGAAGAGCTCCACCGGGTGTGGCGCTGTGCCGAACCGCTGACCGAGGACGCCACCGCCGACCGGGTGCGCTGGCAGCTCGACGGCTGGCTGAACCGGCGTGATCTGAACAGCCGGCCGACCGCCCCGATCACCGTGCTGCGGTTGCACCCCGTCGAGGTGGTGTCGGCCGAGGCGCTGCAGCTGCCGCTGTGGGGCGGAATCGGGGAAGAGGACCGGATGCGGGCACGGCGGGCCCTGGTGCGGGTCCAGGGGTTGCTCGGTCCGGAAGCGGTGCAGGTGCCGGTGCTCAGCGGCGGCCGCGGTCCGGTCGAACGCATCACCCTGATCCCGCTGGGTGACGAGCCGGTGCCGCGGGCCGACCCGGATCAGCCCTGGCCCGGCCGGCTGCCCGAGCCGGCCCCGGCCGTGCTGCTCGATGATCCTGTGGAACTCCTTGATGCCGAAGGAAATCCGGTGCGGGTGACGGGTCGGGGCCTGTTCTCGTCGGAGCCGGTGCGGCTGGCCGGCGCCGACGCCGCCGACTCCCGCGTCCTGCCGGCGGGTGGGGCTCGACTGCGCTGGTGGGCCGGTCCGTGGCCGGTCGATGAGCGGTGGTGGGATCCCGACCGCACACCGAATTCCAGGACCGGCCGCACCGCACGTGCCCAGGTGCTGCTCGACGGTGAGCCGCAGCGGGCGCTGCTGCTGTGCTACCGGCAACGCCGCTGGTATCTGGAGGGCAGCTATGAGTAG
- a CDS encoding acyl-CoA dehydrogenase family protein — protein sequence MNVTPAELMSRVHDLVPIVRERAQKTEENRAPLDETISDLVESQVLSTLTPKAYGGLELRLDVAAEIVRTLSTACPSTGWTTAFYIGAAWRTNIFTEQAQREVFADKPYTLTAGTAAPLKKVEKVDDGYRITGQTAWNSGAIHAEWFTFSGLSFEDGDTPTPLWFLVPRSDVKIHDTWFISGMAGTGSHDVSVDNVFVPAYRTGPFGLALAGAAPGMLLHDNPMYHLPFLCFAMAEVTPVVVGAMRGAADAFIERVRVRQGTLNPEKASSKQAAQMRIGRALAAADAAETLLYAFFDRLTAQRPEQAELPDRAAMKLQAAFMTDLCRNALNDIVRGIGGDGFRTSSPLQRFHRDLSVLAVHAFLDIDTAAETMGRFALDLPVSDPLL from the coding sequence ATGAACGTCACTCCCGCTGAACTCATGAGCCGCGTTCACGACCTGGTACCTATTGTCCGCGAACGTGCTCAGAAAACAGAGGAGAATCGAGCGCCCCTCGACGAGACGATCTCCGATCTGGTCGAATCACAGGTGCTGTCGACCCTGACGCCCAAGGCATACGGCGGCCTCGAACTCCGCCTCGACGTAGCGGCAGAAATCGTCCGAACCTTGAGTACGGCATGCCCGTCGACAGGGTGGACCACCGCCTTCTATATCGGTGCGGCCTGGCGGACGAACATCTTCACCGAGCAAGCGCAACGGGAGGTGTTCGCAGACAAGCCCTATACGCTCACAGCCGGAACCGCAGCTCCGCTCAAGAAGGTGGAAAAGGTCGACGATGGCTACCGGATCACCGGTCAAACCGCATGGAACTCTGGTGCCATCCACGCCGAGTGGTTCACCTTCTCCGGACTGTCCTTCGAGGATGGCGACACCCCGACTCCGTTGTGGTTCCTGGTCCCCCGTTCCGACGTCAAGATTCATGACACATGGTTTATCTCCGGTATGGCAGGTACCGGTAGTCACGATGTGTCGGTCGATAACGTTTTCGTCCCGGCCTATCGGACAGGACCGTTCGGACTGGCGCTCGCCGGTGCCGCACCCGGAATGTTGTTGCACGACAATCCGATGTATCACCTACCATTCCTTTGCTTTGCAATGGCGGAGGTGACTCCCGTTGTCGTGGGCGCGATGCGCGGTGCCGCCGATGCCTTCATCGAGCGAGTCCGGGTGCGACAGGGCACTCTCAATCCGGAGAAGGCTTCCAGCAAGCAGGCAGCACAGATGCGGATTGGCCGCGCCCTCGCCGCAGCAGATGCGGCCGAAACGCTTCTCTACGCGTTCTTCGACCGCCTCACCGCACAGCGCCCCGAGCAAGCGGAGCTCCCCGATCGTGCCGCAATGAAGCTGCAGGCTGCTTTCATGACCGATCTGTGTCGTAATGCCCTAAACGACATCGTGCGGGGAATCGGCGGTGACGGATTCCGCACCTCGTCGCCACTGCAGCGCTTTCACCGTGACCTCAGCGTGCTGGCCGTACACGCCTTCCTCGACATCGACACGGCAGCGGAAACAATGGGCCGCTTCGCCCTTGATCTACCGGTCAGCGACCCCCTTCTCTGA
- a CDS encoding 3,4-dihydroxy-2-butanone-4-phosphate synthase: MTTSFTPRVASRAKLSTEAEGISVLAQGDLILLHHDDRIVFVACAGTATTEQVSFIVRHSTGFVQVALHERDCDRLLLPESTPTSRSTTARCYGQCVTVDAASGVSTGISGADRARTARTLADSRSRPEDLARPGHLVPVRVGPEVLHGLLTVAAAALTLTDAALPEFSGAVFADLEGIGDPTTVANVRDAESFADQHHLTLVTTAVTTTTAHPRIRHTGSFSHSLSRLSPNSP; the protein is encoded by the coding sequence ATGACGACCTCGTTTACACCTCGAGTAGCAAGCCGAGCAAAGTTGTCCACTGAGGCCGAAGGTATCAGCGTCCTCGCCCAAGGCGACTTGATCCTCCTCCATCACGATGACCGGATCGTGTTCGTAGCCTGTGCGGGCACCGCCACCACAGAGCAAGTTTCCTTTATCGTCCGACACAGCACCGGTTTCGTTCAGGTGGCATTGCACGAACGGGATTGCGACCGCCTACTGCTTCCCGAGTCGACACCGACCTCCCGGTCGACAACGGCGCGGTGTTACGGCCAATGTGTGACCGTCGATGCCGCTTCGGGTGTCTCGACCGGCATTTCGGGTGCTGATCGAGCGCGAACCGCACGAACGCTGGCGGACTCTCGCTCCAGACCAGAGGATCTCGCCAGACCCGGCCATTTGGTACCGGTACGGGTGGGTCCCGAGGTTCTTCACGGACTTCTCACGGTTGCGGCCGCCGCCCTTACACTCACCGACGCGGCGCTCCCTGAGTTTTCTGGTGCGGTATTCGCGGACCTCGAAGGCATCGGCGATCCGACCACGGTTGCAAACGTGCGTGATGCGGAATCGTTTGCCGACCAACACCATTTGACACTGGTCACAACCGCGGTAACCACAACAACCGCACATCCCCGGATCCGGCACACCGGATCCTTCTCTCACAGCCTCAGCCGACTTTCCCCAAATTCGCCATGA
- a CDS encoding PucR family transcriptional regulator has protein sequence MPRWTHELSGARPRQSEREWLNSDAELVRAELGDGAVTWAIEVGQAIATRIANKVPALKDELLPLDTLRRTTTSTTYRALMLVADIGDSDTTLASAEVSQIAGEFVRRGLELNDLLRAIRVGYAVLAAALLDAVNRLLPPEESSAELRRISVLLFEELDDFTDVAASAFLDEKGAWAAGVSAARFELITRIVAADAAEDIDTADAKRILDYPLDGHHVALIAWSTPHSRHDLRAVVDPVLRQWAAPTSSLVVPVGQQSIWAWGAFPSATTFNDPNRLPFFDDTFIAAGGVGSGIEGFRRSHLEARAVERLIRRRPDLRPATVAHEHVALEVLLLNDPDAASQFVSRRLGPLAGDDPRMAELRSTLSRYFDLNHSLAKVAAAEHISKNTVTYRIQQALTLCGHAGDSTTDLRAALRIHKWLHGTPHEQ, from the coding sequence GTGCCGCGGTGGACTCACGAACTGTCCGGAGCACGTCCCAGGCAATCGGAACGTGAATGGCTGAACTCCGATGCCGAACTGGTTCGCGCGGAGCTGGGCGATGGTGCCGTGACCTGGGCGATTGAGGTTGGTCAAGCTATCGCAACCAGAATCGCGAACAAGGTGCCGGCGTTGAAGGACGAGTTGTTGCCGCTCGACACGCTGCGGCGGACGACGACGTCGACGACCTATCGCGCGTTGATGCTGGTGGCCGACATCGGCGACTCCGACACCACGCTGGCAAGCGCGGAGGTGAGTCAGATCGCGGGCGAGTTCGTTCGTCGCGGGTTGGAACTCAACGATCTGCTACGAGCGATCCGCGTCGGATACGCCGTCCTGGCCGCCGCACTGCTCGACGCGGTGAACCGGTTGCTTCCGCCAGAGGAAAGCAGCGCGGAGCTTCGTCGGATCTCAGTTCTGCTGTTCGAAGAGCTCGACGACTTCACCGATGTCGCCGCCTCGGCGTTCTTGGACGAGAAAGGGGCATGGGCGGCAGGCGTGTCTGCCGCGCGATTCGAACTCATCACTCGGATCGTGGCCGCCGACGCCGCCGAGGATATCGACACCGCCGATGCCAAACGCATCCTCGATTATCCACTCGATGGGCACCACGTGGCGCTCATCGCCTGGAGTACGCCGCATTCGAGACACGACCTCCGAGCAGTGGTGGATCCGGTCCTCCGGCAGTGGGCGGCACCGACCAGCTCATTGGTGGTGCCTGTCGGACAGCAGTCGATATGGGCGTGGGGCGCCTTTCCGTCCGCCACAACTTTCAACGATCCGAACCGACTGCCGTTTTTCGACGACACTTTCATCGCGGCCGGTGGGGTCGGCTCTGGGATCGAAGGCTTCCGCAGAAGCCACCTCGAAGCCCGCGCGGTCGAACGCCTGATCCGTCGCCGCCCGGACCTACGACCCGCGACCGTCGCCCACGAGCACGTCGCGCTGGAGGTACTGCTCCTGAACGATCCCGATGCAGCATCGCAGTTCGTCTCGCGCCGGCTCGGCCCCCTGGCCGGCGACGACCCGCGCATGGCCGAACTTCGGTCCACGCTCAGTCGCTATTTCGACCTGAACCACAGTCTGGCTAAAGTTGCTGCTGCCGAACATATATCAAAGAATACCGTGACATATCGCATCCAGCAGGCCCTCACATTGTGCGGACATGCGGGCGATTCCACAACAGATCTGCGCGCAGCACTCCGTATCCACAAATGGCTGCACGGAACTCCCCACGAGCAGTAG